Below is a window of Deltaproteobacteria bacterium DNA.
TGGTTGCACGAAGAAATTGACCATGCCAGTCCGTGCGTGGGGAGGTGAGCGTTTTATGGGGGATGTGCTGCCACTGTGGAAACGCGTCGCTGATGATGTGCACGGAGGAGTGATTGAACGGTGTGGGCATTTCGTTGCCGAGGAGCGACCGGATTTCGTGTTGCAGCAAGTGAACGAATTCTTTGGACCGTTAGTGAAGTAAAAAGGTGGGCAATGCCCACCCGACAAAACTGATAACAACTTTTTTCCCTGCAGCTTTCGACCTTCAGCCTTTCTTTTCCCTACAGCCTGAAATCTATAGCCTATAGCCTGCTTAGTACTCCCCCCTCAAGCCAAATCGTTTGTCCAGTAATAAAGCCAGTTGAGTCAGAAGCCAGATAGACAACTGCATCGCTGATCTCATGGGGCTGGGCTAACCGTTTGTTGGGAACATAGCGGGCAAGCTGCTGTTTGAGCTGCTCATCGGCAATCATGCCCATGCCTTCTGCCCAGCCCGCACCGATGGCGTTGACGGTAATGCCATTCCGAGCCCATTCCAATGACAGCGCACGAGTGAGATTCAACACTCCGGCTTGGGCAGCACAGTACGCACTCCCATTAGCCATGCCGCGCTCGCCGAGAACTGAAACGATATTGATGATACGCCCAGATTGTTGTGCAAGCATGGTCGGACTCGCTGCGCGACAGGTGAGATAGACACTGGTGAGGTTCTCATTGAGAACGCGTTGCCACTCTGCAAGTGATATTTGTGCCAGTGGTTTGGCAAAGGGTAAGTCCGGTGCGTTGACGAGGATATCCAACTTATCAAACTCAGACACCGTCTGTTGCAGGATCGAAGCAACGTCAGCCTCGTTGGTGGAATCCAACGTATGGGTAATACTTTTGCGTGTGAGGGAGCGAATTACCTCTGCACATGCAGAAAGCCTCTCACTCTCTCGACTGTTCAGCGATGTTGTAGTCACTACCACGTCCGCTCCAGCCTCTGCTAAGGCGATTGCCGCAGCTCGCCCCAGGGCTGTATGGGCGCCCACAACTAAGGCGGTTTTCCCTGCCAGTGAGAATGACTCCAAGCTCATGATTGCGCTCCTTCTGGGAGTGGAACAATCGGCGCGAAGCCTGTCGGGACCTCACCGCCAGCGAGACCGCCACCTTCAAGGGCGATCATTTCGCCATTCATATAGTTCGACACATCGGAGGCAAGAAACACGCAAGCCGGGCCAAGTTCATCGTCTTTCCCCGTACGACCTACCGGAATGAACTTTCCGCCTTGCCAGAACGCCATCATCTCCGGGTCGTCGTGCGGGAAAATGCCCGGAAGAATGAGCGTTGCTTGAATGTTTTTGTCGGCATAATTCATTGCCAAAGCACGGGTGAAATTGATCATCCCAGCTTTAGCGGTCGAGTACATGAAATTGTAACGCGACGCACGTACGCCCAAACCCGAAGTGACATTGATGATTTTGCCTCCGCCGTGTTTGAGCATGTGCGGCAAAACGGCACGGCAGCAATAGAAGGTGCTGGTGATATTGAGACTGATGCCATTATGCCAAATCTCATCGCTGAGCGTTTCGAGTGGCTTGTTCCAGCCGCGTGTTGCTCCGCCAGCGTTATTTACCAAGATATCGATCTTACCAAACTCAGCAATAGTTGCTTCGACCATGCGATTCACTGACGCTGAGTCAGTGACATCGGTCTGGACGGTCAGACAACGACGACCCTTGGTGCGTACCAGTTGTGCAGTTTCATCGATTTGAGACTGCGTCCGCGCTGCAGCGACAATATCTGCCCCAGCCTCGGCTAACGCGAGGGCCATCTCACGTCCCAATCCTCGACCGGCACCCGTGACTATAGCGACCTTGTCATCCAAACGAATTTTCTCCAGCACCCTCATAAAGCTCGTCCTTTTTCGTGCTATGATAACCGCAGTTTTGTCTAGCGATGGGGTTGCGTCAAGAGTTGCAAGCTCAGAAGGAGGGTCAATATGAGTACCGCCTTAGCTGAATCGATTGCTCCTCACCCGTGGCCTGTTGAGGGTGTTACACGGATTCCGTATCGCGCCTTTTTTGATCCCGCCATTTACGCCCAAGAGCAAGAACGGATTTTTCGTGGCCCTACCTGGAACTATGTGGGCTTAGAAGCTGAGGTGCCCAACGCCGCAGACTTCAAAGCGACCTTCGTTGGTGACACGCCCATTGTGATTACTCGCGAGAAGGACGGCACGCTCCGTGGCTTTGTTAATCGCTGTGCCCATCGTGGCGCGATTGTCTGTCGCGAACCACGGGGAAACCGTGTACGCCATCAATGCGTGTATCATCAATGGACGTACGATCTGCAAGGCAACCTCGTTGGGGTCCCATTTCGTGGTGGTGTCGGCGGGAAGGGCGGATACCCAACCGACTTTCAACCCGCTGAGCATGGGCTACGCAAGCTACGAGTAGAGACCTATCAGGGGCTGATTTTTGCTTCATTTGCTGAAGAGATTGAAACGCTTGCGTCCTACCTCGGACCAGATATGCGCCACTGGCTCGATCGCCTCTTTCGTCGCCCAGTCCAGGTACTGGGATACGCTCGCCAATACATTCATGCAAACTGGAAGTTATACGCTGAAAATACCCGTGACCCGTATCACGCGAGCCTTCTCCATCTCTTTCATACGACCTTTGGTATTTATCGCGCAGCGATGGGAGGTGGGGTCACTATGGATGACACGAAACGGCACGACATGCTGCGTGCCTACCGCATCTCTGAAGCCCAGGAGCGAGAAGCCTATCGCGGCAAAGACATCCGTACCTACCAAGAGCAATACACTCTTGCTGATCCGTCGTTACTGACGACACGTAAAGAGTTTGAAGTCGAGCTGACCAACCATATCCAATCGATCTTTCCTTGCCTGGTGGTACAGCAAATCCAGAACACACTCGCGACGCGGCATATTCTGCCGAAGAAAGCTGATGAGTTCGAGCTGTTGTTTACCTTCTTTGGCTATGAAGATGACGACGCCGAGCTGCGAGCGATTCGTCTCAAGCAAGCGAACTTCGTGGGACCAGCGGGATATATTTCTATGGAGGATGGCCATGCGGCTGAACTGGTGCAACAGGCCATCGTGCGCGACCAGAACGCGACGTCATTTATTGAATTTGGCGGACGAACTATGGAGAGTGAGGAAAACCTTCTCACTGAGAGTGCGATTCGCGGGTTTTGGCAGCATTATCGAGAAGTGATGCATCTCTAATCGCATCAGAAGAAGACGCCCTTCATTTTGTCACCCTGAGTGAAATGAAGGATCTTGCAGAGAGATTCTTCACTGCGTTCAGAATGACATCTTCGGAGGGCTGGTGTGTAGGGCGTACGAACACCTCGTGTTGCGATTCAGGGGAGAACGTGAATGATTACACCAGAAATCCGCCAAGCAATCGAAGACCTCATGCACGAGTATGTCCATTGCATCGATGACGACGGTTTGGAACGGTGGCCGACGTTATTTGCCTCGCAGTGTCTCTATAAAGTTGTGCCGCGTGAGAATGCCGACCTCAATTTGCCGATCGCGATTATGTTCTGCGATAGCCAGGGGATGTTGCTGGATCGCGTGACCGCACATCGCAAGGCAAACCTGTTTGCTGCGCACTTTTATCGTCATATCGTCAGCAGTATCCGCGTTATCGGAGAAGAGCACGGCATCTGGTCGGTGCGTGCGAATTATGTTGTCTTCCGGACCGCAGCGGACGCGGTGCAGTATGGCGCAACGGAGATGTACAGTGCCGGAGCGTATCGTGACAAGGTCGTCTTTGAAGATGGCGTAGCAAAGTTCAGAGAAAAGATTGTCGTTGCTGATACGTGTAAGGTGTCGTCGCTGTTGGTGACACCGCTGTGATGAAAAAAAGAACGGGAGGGCGGGGGAAAGGGAGAACCGGCGACCACCCTCCCATGCTCAATCGTCCGTGCTGTGAATTACCGTTTCCCTTCCCGCGCGTTACCGGATGACTTTTGTGGTGGAGGCGGAGGCTGCGCGTTTCCCTGGGGCGTTTGCGGTTTGTCAGTCTTCTCTTGGGCTTTATCAGGAGTCGCTTCTTTCGGCGGGTTGACAGTTGCCTCTTTGTTGGCTTTTGCCTCCGTGGATGAAGGGGCTACGCCATTGGTTTCGATAATCGGATGATGTGCGGATTTCCCGTTTTGCCGACGGAAAAGTGCCCCAAATTTGAAGCTATCTTTCACTGGTTGCTTGCTCATGCCAAAGAGCCCGGCGATGTCGTGCCACACCCGCGTTCGTACCTGACGAAAGAAGTCCGTATTTTCGAACTCTTTTTCCAGGACAGCCGAGGTGGCTTTGGCAAAGAGCTTCTGCATCCAGGCGTCATAGGGGAGTGGGGAGAGGAATGAGAAGGCTTTGAGTTTGCCTGCGGTATCCACGAGTTCTGCACTGGCTTTATTCGCCAGGAAATAGCTCCGCGAGCGACGCTGGAGCCGTTTATTGAGATCAGAAATCTCCACGAGGAGGTTCAACGCCGTGCGCCAGCTAATATCGTCTTCTTCGAGCAAAATGAGATTGACATCACTCAGAGTCGCGGCGGCAAAAATCAAACTTCCTGGTCCAGCTTGTGTGTCGATGATGACATAGTCGAGTTTCAATGCGTCTGTGGCTGCCTCTATCAGCTTTTGCAACTTGGCGCTTACCACATCGAAATCGAGCTGGCTAAATTGTGTCCAATCAGGCCGCTCACTCTCGGTAGAGAACGGGACAGCGAAGACGCCTTCGGCTCGTCGATAGAGCGCATAGAGCGGACCCGCATGCCCGTCGCTGTTCACTGATTTGTGTAAAGCCTCCAGCAAATCTTTTTCGACTGCTTCACCACCAGCAAGATATTCGGCGAATGACAGCGGTACATGGTCCAACTCATACTTATTCTGAAACAGAAGGAGCGTCAGTCCTTGGACTGATGGGTCCAAATCGAGTAATAAGACATTGGCATGCTCTTCTTGTTGAATGATCCGAGCAAGGCTCGAAGCCAGAACCGTTTTTCCGACCCCACCTTTCCCGCTACACAGGGTAATCGTTTTTGTCATGTGATCCTCCACGGTGCCATCCTGAGGAAGGTCTATTGAAATGGAGAGAAGTTTCTACTACTTTTTTTGCAATTTCATCAAGGTACCCACCCTTACCTCAATTCCGAAATGGAGACCTTTCCTGTTTTCGTGAGAAAGTGCAAGGGGCGGAATGCGAAAGGTGAGTGAAACTATGCAACCTTGGCAAGCCTTCATCGCAGGTCCGCTGTACACGGAAGCCGCGGCGCCGTGGCGAGAGGATCCTGCGTTTACCACATTAAGTGAATTTCCTGGCCTGCGAGATAGCATCGGCGGACGGGTTGCGGAGGCGCTGACCCAAGCGATCGGGCTGGTACAGGCGCTGACGCAGATTGACCTCCTGGCTATCGTCCATGCTCATCCGCGCCCGCAGGGATTGTGTCTGGGCTTTGGGATGAATGCCTTAGAGCCTTACGATTTGCTTCAGGTGTTTTCGCTGACTCAGGTGCATGGATATGAGTGGATCAGAGAACAGGTCGTGGAAGCGGCGCAGACATTAACGGTATGGGCTCGGGAGGATGCGCAGTTGTCTGAACGGATTCGGCTGCATCATGGCACTATGAGTGATCTTCATGCCTTACCGGATCGATCGATCCAGGTCGTGTATGTTGGCAATGTGTTTATGCATGAGATTCCCATGACGCACGAGACCTTTGCACGTACGGTTACGGAAATCATCCGTGTTTTGGACGAAGGCGGCGTGCTCTTGAGTCGTGGTTCTTCTGGGGCATTAGAGACGGCGTTGCGTTCTGCAGGGAAGTTGTTACTGCAGAATCCGTTGGTCTCGGTCTTTCAGAAACAGAAAGGGACGGCCACGTCATGATTTGCCTTGACCATGTGCATATTTTCTCGTCGGACATTGATAAGACGATCGAGTTCTATCGTGTGATGTTTGGTGCCCGCGTGGTGTATGATGCCTCACTGGTCGGGCAACGCAACGTCCGGATCGACATCGGTGGCCATGCGATGCACGTTTATGACCAGCGACCACGCAGCGCTGACCGTGGGCTTGTCAACCATATTGGTCTTCGTACCGATGATCTTGACGCATTGGTGTCGCACCTGAAAGCACACGGAGTGACATTTCGTAAAGATATTACTGAAGATCCTGCGTTTCGTTACATCATGTGCGAAGCGCCGGACGGTGTGTTACTGGAGCTGTATCAGGTGAAACCGGGGGGAGAGTGGATGATCGGCGAGGGCAATGCCAGGAAGGAAACTTAAGCGTTACGGGTGGCGGTGACCTGATAAATGAGGACGGGGGTGGAGATGCCTTTCAGGCTATGGGTGCCACGGCTTACACAGGTAAATTGATCGTGAACAAGACGATACGTGTGCTCACCGATCACAAGAGCATTGGCAGCCGCAAGGGTCATAAAGCGAGCGGCAATATTCAACGTTTCGCCTAAGGCAGTTGATTCAGTGTAGTCCTTGTTGCCCATTTCTCCCACGACAGCTATGCCGGTGTGAATCCCGATACGAATTTGCAACGGTGTTGTCAGTTGAGACCCGAGCGTGTCTTGTATGCGTGCATTGACACCTGGTAGCACAGCGATCAATGCGAGCCCTGCGTGTACAGCTTGTTGTGGGGCTTCATCGTGAGGCTGAGGGTAGCCGAAGTACACAAGTAAGCTCTCGCCCACTTGCCGGGCGATGTAACCGGAGAAGCGCTGCACGATTGCTGAACAGGCCTCTTGATAAATGGTGATAACATCGTGCCAATCCTCTGGGTCGAGTTGGGCCGCGAGAGCGGCGGCCCCGGCGACTTCGCAAAACATAACGGTCAGATGGCATCGGGCGACGTTGGTGAGCGCTGTGCCGCAGATTCCACAGAAGCGAAACTGTGGTGGATTATCGGATTGGCAAGACACGTACCGCATGCGCCTTTTTCGCATGTTTGCCGTGGTGCTGTGAAGAGCCTCTTTAGTGCAGAGCCGTTTTGCGCTTCACTGGGAAAACCGCTACAACGCAGCAGTGAAGAGCTGAGCGCAGGAGGGAGATTCATTCATGAGTAACTTACCACTCGAAGGGCTCAAGGTCGTTGACGCAGCAATTCTGTTTGCGTCGCCGACGATTTCGCAGAATATGGGAGACTTTGGTGCAGAGGTCATCAAGGTCGAGCATCCGAAGCTCGGAGATAGTCTGCGGTCGCTGGGAGCGACCAAGAACGGCATTCCATTGTGGTGGAAGATTACCAATCGCAATAAGAAGTGTGTGACGTTAGATCTCGGTAAACCTGAAGGCGCAGAGATCTTTAAGAAATTGATTGCCGATGCTGACGTAGTGACGGAAAATTTTCGCCCCGGCACTCTGGAACGGTGGGGGCTTGGTTGGGACGTGTTACATGCCATCAACCCGCGCATGATTCTTGTGCGCGTCTCAGGGTTCGGCCAAACTGGACCCTACAAAGAGAAACCTGGCTTTGGCACGTTGGCCGAAGCGATGAGTGGCTTTGCCCATATTACAGGCCCCAGTGATGGTCCCCCAACACTGCCTGGCACTGGTTTAGCCGATGCAGTGGCCGGGCAGTTCGGCACTTGGGCAGTGATGATGGCGTTGTATGAACGGGACCATAAAAGTGGCAAAGGACAGTACATTGACCTCAGTGTATTAGAACCGATCTTCACTATCCTTGGCGATCAAGCGATTACCTACGACCAACTGGGAGTGATCCAGCAGCGCACCGGCAACCGTGTGCCTTCCATCGGAGCACCTCGCAATATCTACAAGACGAAAGACGGTAAGTGGATTGCGTTGTCTGCCAATGCTCAAGCGATGGGCGCACGGGTGTTCAATGCCATTGGGCAACCGGATTTGATCAACGACCCGCGGTTCAAAGACAACCGGGCGCGCGTTGCTCATATCGACGAGGTTGACGCGATTGTTAGCGGCTGGATTGCGCAACATACGATGGTTGAGGCATTGCGTATCTTTGATGAGCATGAATGCGCTGCCGCACCGGTTTATGACATCGCAGGGATTTTTGCCGACCCGCATTTCCAAGCCCGTGAGACGGTGACGACCGTGCAAGACCCAGACCTGGGGCCGGTGAAGATGCAGAATGTGATTCCTAGGCTTTCGCGCACCCCAGGAAAGATTCGCTGGCCTGGGCCGACGCGTATGGGGCAACACAATGAGGACGTGTATTGTGGCAAGTTGGGAATGCCTAAAGAGCGGTTGGCGGAGCTGAAAGAGAAAGGGATCATTTAAGACGCGTAAAACGTAAAGCGTAAAACGTAAAAGGGGAGGAGAGGTGGTTACGTATTACGTGTTACGCTTTACGCATCACGCGTGAAGGAGGCCTTATGTCCCGGTTACGTCGCAGCCTACTGTTCGTTCCAGCTAGCAGCGAAAAGTTCTTCGCTAAAGCCAAAGACTCACATGCAGATACATTGATCTTTGATCTCGAAGATGCGGTTGCGCCTGATCGCAAGGCTGCCGCACGTGAGACGATGAAAGCAGTGTTGCGCGATGCTGGATTTCAGAAATTCGAACGCACCGTGCGCATCAATGCATTAGATACGCCGTGGTTTCTGGATGATGTCTTGACAATGGTTGAAGCTGGGGCGGATGGGTTAGTTGTTCCGAAAACGAATAGTGTTGAGAATATCCAGTTTGTCGATCGGTTGGTCACGCTCGCAGAAAATCGCAGTGGGCGGACGATTGGTGCAGTCAAGCTGTTGCCACTGATCGAACAACCCGAAGCCATCGGTAATGCCTTTGCGATTGCCAAAGCGACCAAACGCATTGCTGGGATTGCTTTTGGGCATGGCGATTTTTCTGCATCAATGGGCATTAAGGCTGGACCGTCGGTCGATGGGATTGTCTTGCATGCACGGTGCCAAGTGGCGATCGCTGCGAAAGCTGCTGGTATCGTTCCCATTGATAATGTGTTCCTTGATATACCCAACATCGCTGGTCTGACCGATGAGACGCGTCAAGGGAAAGAGTTGGGATATGAAGGGAAAGCGTGTATCCATCCTAATCAAGTCGATCCAGTGAATGCCGTCTACACTCCCAGTGCAGAAGACGTTGCCTACGCCCGAGAACTGGTGGCGGCGTTTGAACAGGCTGTTGCTGAAGGGAAGGGCGCGGTCGCCTTTCGTGGTCGCATGATCGATGGTCCGATTGCCGACATCGAACGGATTGTCTTGGATCGAGCACGGGCAGCGGGGATGCTTGCGTAAATTGCGTCGTTGAGCGATTGAGTCATCGAGCCATCGTAGGGGAGCGCGGAGCGTTGTTTTCTCTGGCCCGATGGCCCGAGAGCCCGAGAGTTCAATGGTAATTCAACTCTCCAGCCTCGATCCGCACGGTCAAGCGATTTTCTTTCGACGGTAGTGGGCAGGTGGTGAAGGGATTATAGGCACATGGCGGATTGACTGTTTTGTTGAAATCTAACAGCACCTCTCCATTCTGTGGCCTGTCGGTCGTGAGAAAGCGCGCTGCGCCATAGGTCTCATCTCCACTCGTTCCATCGCGAAAGACAAAGAATAACCGATCCGACCCTGCCGACACAGGTTCTAAACGCAGCTTCTGTCCGTGGAGGGTAAACTCGACTACTCCTGGGCTGGTGTACGACTCCTGGTCGCCCAGGACATTCGCCATAACCACCGGCTTCGGCTCTGCATATGGAACAAAACGTGCAGTGACGCGATAGGAAGGATCAACTGGAAACCAGCGACACCCTGTGAAGTCCTGGCGCAGTTGACTGGATGTATCTCGTAAGCGAATTGCAGAGCGCTCACCGCTCTTATGGAGCCACAGGATCAGACGCCCAAATGAGAGCGCGTCATCTGGTGCAGCTCCTGTGCCGGGGCCTGGCGCCAACGTTGCCGTGTGTGTACGCTTCCCTCGTTGGGTGACTTCGGCGCCTGTTGCCGCTGTGAACGTGAGCTTTCCCTGTTGCAGAGAAAAGACACCAACGGAGGCTGGGGCTGAACCTGGGGGAAGAACAATGTCATTGGTTGGCCCGGTGCCGACGGTGGTGTCTCCCTGGTTGAGCCAATAGAGTCCGGCAATCGTGAGCCAACCCTCATCTGCTTTTAGACGACCATCCCGTTCCTGTCGCCAGGCGGCGATTTCCTGTTGGTAGGGACGTTCTTGCGCAAGGGAAACCGATGCCAGCAGCAGGGAAAGAGCCAATCCATAGCTAACCCACAGCAGTGGCCGTTGCATAGTGAAAGCTCCTTTCTTCATGGCTTCTCTTACTCTAAAAAAGAGGATGAATGCAAATGAGGAATACTGAGAGCTGATCGCTATGAATGAATCCTGGCAACATGGTTTCGCGCATGTCAACGGCGTTCGTTTACATTATGTCACACAAGGTGATGGCCCCTTGCTTGTTCTGCTTCATGGTTTTCCTGAGTTCTGGTACTCGTGGCGGCAGCAAATCCCGGTGTTGGCAAAGTATTTCACCGTGGTTGCGCCAGACCTCCGTGGTTACCATGAGAGTGACAAACCCGTTGGCGTCGCCAATTATCGCGTTGATACGCTGACCGCGGATGTGATGA
It encodes the following:
- a CDS encoding class I SAM-dependent methyltransferase, whose protein sequence is MRKVSETMQPWQAFIAGPLYTEAAAPWREDPAFTTLSEFPGLRDSIGGRVAEALTQAIGLVQALTQIDLLAIVHAHPRPQGLCLGFGMNALEPYDLLQVFSLTQVHGYEWIREQVVEAAQTLTVWAREDAQLSERIRLHHGTMSDLHALPDRSIQVVYVGNVFMHEIPMTHETFARTVTEIIRVLDEGGVLLSRGSSGALETALRSAGKLLLQNPLVSVFQKQKGTATS
- a CDS encoding Rieske 2Fe-2S domain-containing protein, with the translated sequence MSTALAESIAPHPWPVEGVTRIPYRAFFDPAIYAQEQERIFRGPTWNYVGLEAEVPNAADFKATFVGDTPIVITREKDGTLRGFVNRCAHRGAIVCREPRGNRVRHQCVYHQWTYDLQGNLVGVPFRGGVGGKGGYPTDFQPAEHGLRKLRVETYQGLIFASFAEEIETLASYLGPDMRHWLDRLFRRPVQVLGYARQYIHANWKLYAENTRDPYHASLLHLFHTTFGIYRAAMGGGVTMDDTKRHDMLRAYRISEAQEREAYRGKDIRTYQEQYTLADPSLLTTRKEFEVELTNHIQSIFPCLVVQQIQNTLATRHILPKKADEFELLFTFFGYEDDDAELRAIRLKQANFVGPAGYISMEDGHAAELVQQAIVRDQNATSFIEFGGRTMESEENLLTESAIRGFWQHYREVMHL
- a CDS encoding CoA transferase — protein: MSNLPLEGLKVVDAAILFASPTISQNMGDFGAEVIKVEHPKLGDSLRSLGATKNGIPLWWKITNRNKKCVTLDLGKPEGAEIFKKLIADADVVTENFRPGTLERWGLGWDVLHAINPRMILVRVSGFGQTGPYKEKPGFGTLAEAMSGFAHITGPSDGPPTLPGTGLADAVAGQFGTWAVMMALYERDHKSGKGQYIDLSVLEPIFTILGDQAITYDQLGVIQQRTGNRVPSIGAPRNIYKTKDGKWIALSANAQAMGARVFNAIGQPDLINDPRFKDNRARVAHIDEVDAIVSGWIAQHTMVEALRIFDEHECAAAPVYDIAGIFADPHFQARETVTTVQDPDLGPVKMQNVIPRLSRTPGKIRWPGPTRMGQHNEDVYCGKLGMPKERLAELKEKGII
- a CDS encoding SDR family oxidoreductase, which encodes MRVLEKIRLDDKVAIVTGAGRGLGREMALALAEAGADIVAAARTQSQIDETAQLVRTKGRRCLTVQTDVTDSASVNRMVEATIAEFGKIDILVNNAGGATRGWNKPLETLSDEIWHNGISLNITSTFYCCRAVLPHMLKHGGGKIINVTSGLGVRASRYNFMYSTAKAGMINFTRALAMNYADKNIQATLILPGIFPHDDPEMMAFWQGGKFIPVGRTGKDDELGPACVFLASDVSNYMNGEMIALEGGGLAGGEVPTGFAPIVPLPEGAQS
- a CDS encoding SDR family oxidoreductase produces the protein MSLESFSLAGKTALVVGAHTALGRAAAIALAEAGADVVVTTTSLNSRESERLSACAEVIRSLTRKSITHTLDSTNEADVASILQQTVSEFDKLDILVNAPDLPFAKPLAQISLAEWQRVLNENLTSVYLTCRAASPTMLAQQSGRIINIVSVLGERGMANGSAYCAAQAGVLNLTRALSLEWARNGITVNAIGAGWAEGMGMIADEQLKQQLARYVPNKRLAQPHEISDAVVYLASDSTGFITGQTIWLEGGVLSRL
- a CDS encoding VOC family protein, with product MICLDHVHIFSSDIDKTIEFYRVMFGARVVYDASLVGQRNVRIDIGGHAMHVYDQRPRSADRGLVNHIGLRTDDLDALVSHLKAHGVTFRKDITEDPAFRYIMCEAPDGVLLELYQVKPGGEWMIGEGNARKET
- a CDS encoding aromatic-ring-hydroxylating dioxygenase subunit beta, which produces MITPEIRQAIEDLMHEYVHCIDDDGLERWPTLFASQCLYKVVPRENADLNLPIAIMFCDSQGMLLDRVTAHRKANLFAAHFYRHIVSSIRVIGEEHGIWSVRANYVVFRTAADAVQYGATEMYSAGAYRDKVVFEDGVAKFREKIVVADTCKVSSLLVTPL
- a CDS encoding CoA ester lyase; protein product: MSRLRRSLLFVPASSEKFFAKAKDSHADTLIFDLEDAVAPDRKAAARETMKAVLRDAGFQKFERTVRINALDTPWFLDDVLTMVEAGADGLVVPKTNSVENIQFVDRLVTLAENRSGRTIGAVKLLPLIEQPEAIGNAFAIAKATKRIAGIAFGHGDFSASMGIKAGPSVDGIVLHARCQVAIAAKAAGIVPIDNVFLDIPNIAGLTDETRQGKELGYEGKACIHPNQVDPVNAVYTPSAEDVAYARELVAAFEQAVAEGKGAVAFRGRMIDGPIADIERIVLDRARAAGMLA
- a CDS encoding ParA family protein, whose product is MTKTITLCSGKGGVGKTVLASSLARIIQQEEHANVLLLDLDPSVQGLTLLLFQNKYELDHVPLSFAEYLAGGEAVEKDLLEALHKSVNSDGHAGPLYALYRRAEGVFAVPFSTESERPDWTQFSQLDFDVVSAKLQKLIEAATDALKLDYVIIDTQAGPGSLIFAAATLSDVNLILLEEDDISWRTALNLLVEISDLNKRLQRRSRSYFLANKASAELVDTAGKLKAFSFLSPLPYDAWMQKLFAKATSAVLEKEFENTDFFRQVRTRVWHDIAGLFGMSKQPVKDSFKFGALFRRQNGKSAHHPIIETNGVAPSSTEAKANKEATVNPPKEATPDKAQEKTDKPQTPQGNAQPPPPPQKSSGNAREGKR
- a CDS encoding DUF1684 domain-containing protein; amino-acid sequence: MKKGAFTMQRPLLWVSYGLALSLLLASVSLAQERPYQQEIAAWRQERDGRLKADEGWLTIAGLYWLNQGDTTVGTGPTNDIVLPPGSAPASVGVFSLQQGKLTFTAATGAEVTQRGKRTHTATLAPGPGTGAAPDDALSFGRLILWLHKSGERSAIRLRDTSSQLRQDFTGCRWFPVDPSYRVTARFVPYAEPKPVVMANVLGDQESYTSPGVVEFTLHGQKLRLEPVSAGSDRLFFVFRDGTSGDETYGAARFLTTDRPQNGEVLLDFNKTVNPPCAYNPFTTCPLPSKENRLTVRIEAGELNYH